Below is a window of Allomuricauda ruestringensis DSM 13258 DNA.
ATATGCTTCCTAGCTTAAATGGATCAACATCGGTATCGAGTAATACAGGTTTCTCCATTAACCCAACAAACAACCTGCCTACAAACAGCACGGCAAATAACATGAACATTGGTGTTAGCTCCAATGTAACCCTTTTTGATGGCTTGAGAAACATGCATCAATTGAACAGGGCAAAAATGAATGCCATTGCCAACCAATATCGTTTGGATAATTTAAAGGACGATATTCGTTTAAATGTGGCCAATGCCTATTTGCAGGTACTTTCCAACAAAGAGCAATTAAAAACCTTTAAAGCACAATATGCCGTTACGGAACAAGATCTAAAAAGAACCAAGGAGTTGGTGGAATCTGGAGTTGTGCCAAGGGGAGATCTTTTGGAGATTGAGGCAACCGCTGCCAATCAAGAACAGCAAATCGTGAACGGTGAAAGCAATGTTTTGATCGCTCGTGTTAATTTGGCACAATTGCTACAGATTACCGATTACGAAAACTTTGATATTGCAGAAGAGGAGTTCGATATTCCACCTTCGGATATCCTTAAAAATTCTCCAAAGGTAATTTTTGATAAGGCTTTGGGTTTTAGAAACGACATTAAATTCTCTGAATCCAATGTGGATTTGGCCGAACAGGACCTTAAGATTGCCAAAGGTGCTTATTTGCCGACCTTGTCTGCTTTTTTCCAATACGGTACTAGATATTCCGATGTGACCCAAATACCTGACGGTGACGGAATTCCCTACACGCCAAACCTAACGGACCAGTTATGGATTTTTGATGGTATCAGTTATGGTGCACAATTGAGCATTCCCATATTTAATGGATGGAGCACGCGCAATAATGTTATGCGATCTAAGATCAGTCTGGAAAAAGCAAAATTGCAATTTAAGCAGGATAAACTGGACTTGGAGTACACCATTCAACAAGCTTATGTGGATGTAAGTACGTTTGAAAAGGCTTATATCGCAGCAGAAAAAACTTTGGAAGCCAGACGTTTGGCCTACGAATATGCCAAGGAACGTTTCGATGTTGGATTAATGAACGCCTTTGACTTTAGTCAGGCACAGTCCAGAGTGGAGAATGCCCAAGCCGATGTGATCCGTACCAAGTACGATTATATCTTCAGATTGAAAATATTGGAGTTCTACTTTGGGTTGCCCATTTCATTAAACTAGTATCTTTGTGGCCGCTATGGCCATAATACTAAATATAGAAACTGCGACCACCAATTGCTCCGTAAGCATTTCAAAGGACAAAGATATCATTGTCCTAAAAGAAAACAATGCAGCGAGCTATTCGCATTCGGAACAATTGCATGTATTTATAAAAGAAGCCTTGAAAGAGGCTTCTTTGTCATTTTCGGACCTTGATGCCGTTGCCATCAGCAAGGGTCCCGGTTCGTACACTGGGCTTCGTATTGGGGTGTCCGCTGCCAAAGGGCTCTGCTTTTCGTTGGATTTACCTTTGATTGCCATACCAACCTTGCAGAGTATGGCCCATCAGGTGGATTTGAATCCTGGGGAATTGGTGATCCCTGTGCTGGATGCCAGACGCATGGAAGTCTATTCCTGTATCTATGGTTCGGATTATAAAGAAGTACGGGAGACCCGTGCAGAGATTGTCAATGAGGAATCTTTTTCTGATTATGTTTCCGATAAAAAAGTATATGTGGTGGGTAGTGGAGCAGAAAAATGTAGGGGTGTCTTGCAACACCCCAATTTTGTTTTTAATGAATCCGTAGTTCCTTCTGCTAAGGAAATGGCTTCAATTGCATTTAAGAAATACGAAGCCGGTCAATTTGAGAATGTGGCTTATTTTGAGCCCTATTATCTCAAGGATTTTGTCCTTCAACAGAAAAAGAAAAAAAATTAATCTACTTCAGCTTGGTGCATGACGCGTTGTGGAAAGGGAATTTCGATTCCAGCAGCATCAAAGCGCAATTTTGTCTGTTCTATTACGTAAAAGTGTGCGGGCCAAAATACATCGGTGCTGGCCCAAAAACGTAGCGTTAGGTTTACGGAACTATCGCCCAAGGCACCTACATATACCTCTGGGGCAGGTTCAGTATTAATACTTGGGTTGTCGGCACAAATTTGTAATAATATCTCTTTGGCCTCCTTAATGTTTGATCCATATCCGATACCTACATCAAATTTATCCCTTCGGGTATTTTCCATATTATAGTTGACAATGTTGCCGTTGGATAGTTGCCCGTTCGGGATAATGGCAATTTGGTTGCCAAAAGTGCTCAACTTAGTGTTGAAAATGGAAATTTCCTTGACAGTACCATCCACACCTTGTGCAGAAATCCAATCCCCTACCTTAAAAGGCTTAAAAATGAGGATAAGCACCCCACCGGCAAAATTGGCCAAAGATCCCTGTAAAGCCAAGCCAACAGCAAGGCCTGCGGCACCAACTATGGCTACCAAAGAGGATGTTTTGACCCCCAATTGGGTAATCACCAAAACAAACAGTAATGCTTTTAGGGTAATACTGATAAAACTCTGTAAGAAGGATTCCAAAGTTTCATCATAATCCTTTTTTGCAAAAAAGCGACGGACCATTCGATTAAAAAATTTGATGACCCAAAGACCTATAAAAAATGTGATGATGGCCGTTATAAGACTTGGTAAAATGCCTACGGCCCATTCGATGGTTTGATCAATGTATGTTTGATAATTTTCTAGTTCTTCCATAATGGTTTTTTAGTTTAAATGGCAACGTAGTTAATATTAAACTGAAATAAAAGAAAAGGTTTTTAAACAAATGTTAATGTTGCCTACAGCTGTTTTAAAGCCTCTTCCACTTTTGTTACAGGGAGTTTGCAAGCCCCCTCTATACAAACATAAACTAAGGTTTTGTTAGGGTTTCCCCTGTTTTTCAATAGTTCCAAATTTCCCTCTTTTTGGGAGCCTACCAAAATACTGTTGGGTACATATTCCTTACTGATCTGTTGCCCCAAATTTTTGTAGTCCTCGCCAAGTATAGCGATTTCATAAAAATCTTGATTCTGGAACAGCACCAAATGCAACCAGTTGGCAAAACCTTGGGCCCTACGGTCAAAATCCTTTTGAACGTTTTTCAACATCTGCTCGGACATATTACCATAGCTTTCCTCAGGGTAGAGTTTATGAAATTTATACAGATTGATGGCCATGATGGAGTTGGAGGAAGAAATCACATTATCGTCCACCTCTATGGTTCTTCTGATCAAGGATTGGTCTTCATCCGAAGTATAAAAGAACATGCCCGAAGTTTCATCCCAAAAGTGCTTTTTGGAATACTCGAGCAGATTTTTGGCCAAGTCCAGCCATTTTTCATCAAAGGTGGCTTCGTAGAGCGAGAAATAGGCATCGATTACGGTGGCATAATCCTCTAAAAAACCATTGATGGTACTTTTGCCCTCCTTGTGGTTTCGGTAAAGCGAGCCATCACTTTTAATCATTTCACGCTCAATGAACTCAGCATTTTTTAAAGCGAGATTCAGGTAATCTTCTTCACCCAAATAGCGGTAGGCATCCACAAGTCCTTTAAGCATTAATCCATTCCAAGAGGTCAAAATTTTATCATCTAACCGTGGTTTGGGGCGTTTTTCCCTTTCTCCCTTAAGTTTGGCAAGGCTCTCTGTAATTGTGGTCTTCAACTCTGGGATGGTGATGTTGAATTTATCCGCAACTTCTTCATCCGATTTGTCCCTGATCAGCACATAGTTTTCCTCTTCCCAATATCCGTAGGAATTAATATTGAAATACTCTTGAAATAACTCGAAGTCATCCCCCAATAAACCGGAAAGCTCTTTTTTGGTCCAAACGTAATAAGCGCCTTCTACCAATTCGGCGTTTTCATCAAGACTGTCGGCATCCAAAGAGGAATAAAAACCGCCACTGCGATCCAAAAATTCTTCTTGAACAAAATTGATGGTTTCTTCCACTACATTTTTGTACAATTCGTTTTTGGTTGCGGCATAGGCCTTGGCATAAAGGCTTGTCAACTGACCATTATCGTACAGCATTTTTTCAAAATGGGGCACATGCCATTTAGTGTCCACGGCGTATCTGGAAAACCCACCTCCCACGTGATCGTATACACCACCGTAGGCCATTCGAGTGAGGGTCGTGTCCACAAACTCCATAATTTCAGGTTTGTCGACAGCGGTGGCATAGTGCAATAAAAAGTCCCAATTGTTGGGCATCATAAATTTAGGGGCGCGTTTGTGGCCTCCCAAAAAGGTGTCGAAGTATTGGGTCCAATTTTGGATTGCCACATCCAGTTGATCCAAAGAATACAGGTCACTGTCCTTATCGTTTTCCACTAGATTTATGGCATGCAGTCCATTGGCCAGATCCGCAGCATATTGGGTTACCCGTGGTTTATCTTTTTTATAAAGTTCTGCGAGCTGCTCCAACGATTTTATCCAATTGTCCTTGGGCACGTATGTAGCACCCCAAAAAGGTCTCCCGTCTGGCAGTGCCACAATGTTAAGGGGCCACCCACCTTGCCCTGATATCATTTGAATGGCATCCATGTAAATTTGGTCCACATCGGGGCGTTCCTCGCGGTCAATTTTAATGTTGACGAAGTTCTTGTTCATCACCTCGGCCACTTCTGCGTCTTCAAAACACTCTTTTTCCATCACATGGCACCAATGGCAAGCAGCATAACCAATACTGATGAGCAATAGCTTATCCTCTTTTTTTGCCCGTTCCAACACATCGGGGTGCCATGCTTCCCAATTTACGGGATTGTGGGCATGTTGCAGGAGATAGGGGCTAGTCTCATGGATGAGTGCATTGGTATGTTCGTGGGTCACTTCCTTAGGTTTTTGTTTGCAACTTAGGGTTGCGATTGTAATTATTATGAAGAAAAGCACTTTTTTCATTAACTGAATATTTTAAGCATAAAAAAATGCGTCCGTTTAGGGACGCATTTTCTTTTCTTCAAATTTTCTACTGAACTTCAAAGGTAATCTTTACGTTTACCCTGTAGCCGTCAATCTTTCCATCTTTTACCGTAGCACTTTGCTCGTTGATGTAGATGGAACGAATATTCTTAACTGATCTTGAGGCTTGCTCCAATGCTTTGTTGGTTGCATCTTCCCAACTTTTGCTGGAATTCGCCAATACTTCAATAACTTTTAAAACTGCCATGGTCAATGTATTTTTTTGATTCCCTTGAATTTAACAAATTTTGACCGAAATATGGCAGTTAAAAGGTAAAAATTACCCGTTTAAAGCCACTACTTCCTTGATTTTTTCACCCATCATGTTCTTGAGCATGGTCTCGATGCCATTTTTTAGGGTAAATGTAGAAGATGGACAACCACTACAAGCACCTTGAAGGATTACGCTAACCGTACCACTTTGCTCTTCATAAGATTGGAAAAGAATGTTTCCGCCATCGCTGGCAACGGCAGGTTTTACATATTCTTCCAAAATGTCTATGATTTGCAGGGAAGTATCATCATAATCGGTCTGCACCGTTTTTTGCTCTACCGTTTCCTTACTTTTTTGAATGGCCTCTGCTGTTACCACGTCCTTGCCATCAGCCAAATAATCCCTGATGAACTCACGCAATTGCATGTTGATTTCCTCCCAATCCGCAACCTCATATTTAGTAACGGAAACATAGTTTTCGTCCATAAAGACCTCTTTTACAAAGGGAAGATGGAACAATTCTATGGCTAAAGGCGAATCTTTCGCTTCATCAATATTCTTGAATTCGTAGGTGCTGGGAACAATGCGCTTGTTGGAAACAAACTTCATCACCGCAGGATTGGGGGTCACCTCCGCATAAACGGTAATGGGTTGCTTCTTTTTAATATCTTCTTCATTGACCACGGGTTCTCCAGCGTTAAGGTATTCCACCAATTGCTGGGCCACTTCGTCCTTTACATCGTCCCACTCCACAATGTCAAACTTTTCCAAAGCCACAAAATTACTGGCAATGTAAACGGTTTTGATAAAAGGCAAGTAGAAAAGTTGTTGGGCCAAAGGAGAATTTTTGGCCTCGTCTATGTTTTTATATTCATAGTTGCCCTTAGCCAAAAAATGATTGGCTTCCAACTTGATTATCTTGGGGTTGTTGGTTGGAACAACGGTAATGTTATATTCTTTCATCTTGAATCTTTTGTACAAAAATACCAATAGTTAGGATGCGCAGCAAAATATTATAATAATGTGCACCACTTACCGTTATCTTAGTGTTTTATTGTATTGAACAACCATCTAGCCCCAACCGTCACATGAGACGTATTTTAACCTCAATTATCCTAACCATGTTTTTTGGGTCCGTGGCCAAAGCACAGGAAGGAATTCCCGTGTATTTTGATTACTTGGCGGACAATTATTACTTAGTCTACCCATCCATGGCAGGTATTGCCGAGGGGACCAAGGTTCGTCTTACCGCTAGGAAACAGTGGTTTAATGTGGATGAAGCACCAAGCTTACAAACATTGAACATAAATTCCAGGGTTGGTGAGCGCAGTGGGATAGGGGGCATACTTTTTAACGATTCCAATGGATACCATTCACAAACGGGCTTCAAAGCTACTTACGCGCACCATTTGCAGTTAGGCGGCGATTTTAGAACGCTCAACCAACTATCTTTAGGTTTGAGTGCAGGCATTATTCTTAGTAGTTTGGACGAAACGGAATTTAGGTCCGTGAATCCAGACCCTGTTGTTACTGGGGTAAAGAACACAGCGAGCTATTTTAATGTGGATTTGGGTGTTTCCTATAATTTGTTCGAGTTTTATGCACATGCTGCTATTTTAAATGTTTTGGGGAGTGGACGTGACCTATACTCAGCAGCCGAATTTGACAACTTGAGGCGCTACTTGTTCTCCGTAGGATATGTTTTTGGAAGAAATACACGGATTGAACCATCCATTTTGTTCCAGATGACGGATTTTACCAAAGAGAAGACGGTAGATTTGAATGCTAAAGTGTACCGAGATGTGAGTTTTGGTACAGTGTGGGCCGGTTTGTCATACCGACGTAGTTTTGATGGGGCACAATTTCAATCCAACGGAAATTTCGGGGAACAACGTTTGCAATTGTTTACGCCAATTATCGGGGTTAATGTGAATAGATTCATGTTCTCGTACAATTATTCCTATCAATCCGGGGATATCCGTTTTGATAATGGTGGTTTCCATCAAATCACTTTGGGTTACGATTTTGGACAAAGCGACCAAGGCAATCGTTACGATTGTTACTGCCCGGCTGCTAACAATTAATTCGCATAACAATTGAAATTATGTCAGTTCGAGCGTAGTCGAGAACTTTTTTAGGAGTAAAGAGTCAAGAATAAGTACTTTTAGGTAGTTCAGACTTCAGACATCCAAGTTCTGTTCTATGACTTCTGATTTTAGAAAACCTTCGCGATAATTTGTGGAATTTGTGTCAACCCCTCCGTTTTTAATCTTTTTTCCTATGCGATATTTTTTTTGACACCATTCAGAATTGATATTATGTCACATCGAGCGCAGTCGAGATGTCGTTAAAAGTTCACGACTACGCTCCATGTGACAACGTGCCTTTGATTGGCAATTCTATTTTTTATCCCAAGTATAATTTTTCTTTGAAGCCTGGGCCTTTATGGCCGAAAGCATAGCATTCTCTAGCTCTCCCGCTTCTTCTTTTTGATGCTCGGCAATGTAGGCCTCACGTTTGGCATTGAGTTCCTGTATCCGCTTTTGGATTTCTTCCCGTTCCGTTTTCTTTTGCTTTACATAAGCCTTGATCTCATTTTCGGATTTTCCTTGAAGTTCTTTTGGCAAATCTCGGTCTTTCAATTCGGATATGACCGCTTCATCCTCATCTGCGGCATCCACCAGGTCCCAAGTAGCGTTTTTGTACAATCTGGAACTTTTGCTCACGGCACGCTTTACGACAACGGCCTCTTCCAATTCGGCGGCATTGGCATCCTGCATGGATTGGAGTTCCTTTTTTTGTCTTCCGCTGGAACCATAGGAGATGTAAGTGTTGTTCAATTTGGAATTCAGCTGAATGATGATGTCATCGTAAGGAGTGTTTATATGAACCACTTGTCTGTTGTGGTCGATTGCCATATACTCACCACCGGTAAGCGTAGCTCCTTTTTTCCACATGGTAGAAATGCCTTG
It encodes the following:
- a CDS encoding TolC family protein, with amino-acid sequence MKNSITILLLLFAVTLTSAQVRQWTLQECVEYAVENNLTVEQFELDLENAKIDKSDAIGNMLPSLNGSTSVSSNTGFSINPTNNLPTNSTANNMNIGVSSNVTLFDGLRNMHQLNRAKMNAIANQYRLDNLKDDIRLNVANAYLQVLSNKEQLKTFKAQYAVTEQDLKRTKELVESGVVPRGDLLEIEATAANQEQQIVNGESNVLIARVNLAQLLQITDYENFDIAEEEFDIPPSDILKNSPKVIFDKALGFRNDIKFSESNVDLAEQDLKIAKGAYLPTLSAFFQYGTRYSDVTQIPDGDGIPYTPNLTDQLWIFDGISYGAQLSIPIFNGWSTRNNVMRSKISLEKAKLQFKQDKLDLEYTIQQAYVDVSTFEKAYIAAEKTLEARRLAYEYAKERFDVGLMNAFDFSQAQSRVENAQADVIRTKYDYIFRLKILEFYFGLPISLN
- the tsaB gene encoding tRNA (adenosine(37)-N6)-threonylcarbamoyltransferase complex dimerization subunit type 1 TsaB encodes the protein MAIILNIETATTNCSVSISKDKDIIVLKENNAASYSHSEQLHVFIKEALKEASLSFSDLDAVAISKGPGSYTGLRIGVSAAKGLCFSLDLPLIAIPTLQSMAHQVDLNPGELVIPVLDARRMEVYSCIYGSDYKEVRETRAEIVNEESFSDYVSDKKVYVVGSGAEKCRGVLQHPNFVFNESVVPSAKEMASIAFKKYEAGQFENVAYFEPYYLKDFVLQQKKKKN
- a CDS encoding mechanosensitive ion channel family protein; protein product: MEELENYQTYIDQTIEWAVGILPSLITAIITFFIGLWVIKFFNRMVRRFFAKKDYDETLESFLQSFISITLKALLFVLVITQLGVKTSSLVAIVGAAGLAVGLALQGSLANFAGGVLILIFKPFKVGDWISAQGVDGTVKEISIFNTKLSTFGNQIAIIPNGQLSNGNIVNYNMENTRRDKFDVGIGYGSNIKEAKEILLQICADNPSINTEPAPEVYVGALGDSSVNLTLRFWASTDVFWPAHFYVIEQTKLRFDAAGIEIPFPQRVMHQAEVD
- a CDS encoding thioredoxin domain-containing protein, translated to MKKVLFFIIITIATLSCKQKPKEVTHEHTNALIHETSPYLLQHAHNPVNWEAWHPDVLERAKKEDKLLLISIGYAACHWCHVMEKECFEDAEVAEVMNKNFVNIKIDREERPDVDQIYMDAIQMISGQGGWPLNIVALPDGRPFWGATYVPKDNWIKSLEQLAELYKKDKPRVTQYAADLANGLHAINLVENDKDSDLYSLDQLDVAIQNWTQYFDTFLGGHKRAPKFMMPNNWDFLLHYATAVDKPEIMEFVDTTLTRMAYGGVYDHVGGGFSRYAVDTKWHVPHFEKMLYDNGQLTSLYAKAYAATKNELYKNVVEETINFVQEEFLDRSGGFYSSLDADSLDENAELVEGAYYVWTKKELSGLLGDDFELFQEYFNINSYGYWEEENYVLIRDKSDEEVADKFNITIPELKTTITESLAKLKGEREKRPKPRLDDKILTSWNGLMLKGLVDAYRYLGEEDYLNLALKNAEFIEREMIKSDGSLYRNHKEGKSTINGFLEDYATVIDAYFSLYEATFDEKWLDLAKNLLEYSKKHFWDETSGMFFYTSDEDQSLIRRTIEVDDNVISSSNSIMAINLYKFHKLYPEESYGNMSEQMLKNVQKDFDRRAQGFANWLHLVLFQNQDFYEIAILGEDYKNLGQQISKEYVPNSILVGSQKEGNLELLKNRGNPNKTLVYVCIEGACKLPVTKVEEALKQL
- a CDS encoding dodecin family protein — its product is MAVLKVIEVLANSSKSWEDATNKALEQASRSVKNIRSIYINEQSATVKDGKIDGYRVNVKITFEVQ
- a CDS encoding NifU family protein; this translates as MKEYNITVVPTNNPKIIKLEANHFLAKGNYEYKNIDEAKNSPLAQQLFYLPFIKTVYIASNFVALEKFDIVEWDDVKDEVAQQLVEYLNAGEPVVNEEDIKKKQPITVYAEVTPNPAVMKFVSNKRIVPSTYEFKNIDEAKDSPLAIELFHLPFVKEVFMDENYVSVTKYEVADWEEINMQLREFIRDYLADGKDVVTAEAIQKSKETVEQKTVQTDYDDTSLQIIDILEEYVKPAVASDGGNILFQSYEEQSGTVSVILQGACSGCPSSTFTLKNGIETMLKNMMGEKIKEVVALNG
- a CDS encoding type IX secretion system membrane protein PorP/SprF — protein: MRRILTSIILTMFFGSVAKAQEGIPVYFDYLADNYYLVYPSMAGIAEGTKVRLTARKQWFNVDEAPSLQTLNINSRVGERSGIGGILFNDSNGYHSQTGFKATYAHHLQLGGDFRTLNQLSLGLSAGIILSSLDETEFRSVNPDPVVTGVKNTASYFNVDLGVSYNLFEFYAHAAILNVLGSGRDLYSAAEFDNLRRYLFSVGYVFGRNTRIEPSILFQMTDFTKEKTVDLNAKVYRDVSFGTVWAGLSYRRSFDGAQFQSNGNFGEQRLQLFTPIIGVNVNRFMFSYNYSYQSGDIRFDNGGFHQITLGYDFGQSDQGNRYDCYCPAANN